One genomic region from SAR324 cluster bacterium encodes:
- a CDS encoding DUF4345 family protein, translated as MLTKLAQGFLLLQGIAFFGLGVWFLIEPTTMASAIGLVPESPAGLAELRAVYGGLEIALGIFLVVTSFRANWSGIGLWLLLSCYGGITAGRIAGILLDQPDDTFTLQLLGFEAGSLLITILLVFGQKLRS; from the coding sequence ATGCTGACCAAGTTGGCTCAAGGATTTCTACTGCTTCAGGGAATCGCATTTTTTGGTCTAGGAGTTTGGTTTCTGATTGAACCCACAACCATGGCTAGTGCGATTGGTCTGGTACCCGAAAGCCCAGCTGGATTAGCTGAATTACGGGCTGTTTACGGGGGCCTGGAAATCGCCTTGGGGATTTTTCTAGTAGTCACAAGTTTTCGGGCAAACTGGTCAGGAATTGGGCTTTGGCTACTTCTTTCGTGTTATGGAGGAATCACTGCAGGGCGTATTGCCGGGATTCTGCTTGATCAACCAGATGACACTTTCACCCTTCAATTGCTGGGTTTTGAAGCGGGTAGCTTACTGATTACGATTTTATTGGTTTTTGGACAGAAGCTCAGGTCTTGA
- the fusA gene encoding elongation factor G, translating to MDAASQKILQNTRNIGISAHIDSGKTTLTERVLFYAGRIHKIEEVRGGGAGATMDHMDLEREKGITITSAATTVQWQDKKINIIDTPGHVDFTVEVERSLRVLDGAILVLCGVSGVQSQSITVDRQMKRYKVPRLAFINKLDRMGANPWRGIQGIRDVLGLNAVAMQLPIGLEENHDGVVDLVTMKACFFDGDNGETVREEEIPADMVDDAQEKRQEMLEAVSMFDEQMMEDLLEEKEITEEAIHAAIKKGVNSLEFVPVYLGSAFKNRGVQKLLDAVNTYLPSPLEASANVATVVKGGDEEQEKVELKCDPDRDLVAMAFKLTEEQFGQLTYTRIYQGRLRKGDQVVNSRTGRKLRVGRMVRMHSNDRENIDVAEAGDIVAMVGVDCASGDTFCGGDTRVACESIFVPDPVISLAVKGKDNDAHMRMSKALSRFMREDPTFRVSSDEESGETIISGMGELHLDIYIERMKREYNADVIVGAPQVNYREAITAAANFDYLHKKQTGGSGQYAGVSGKIEPLPDNSEDPFEFINSIFGGAIPAEHIPACEKGFQDVMIKGPLAAFPMVNIKVTLTDGKYHDVDSSDLAYRLASRQAMKQAVNKAQPILLEPIMKVEVETPSDYQGSVIGDLSSRRGVIYGSEVQGDETVILAGVPLSEMFGYATELRSMTAGKAQYSMEFEKYTACPSFIQEKVMKERAEKLRDEDD from the coding sequence ATGGATGCGGCATCTCAGAAAATTCTTCAGAATACACGTAATATCGGTATTTCGGCACACATCGACAGCGGAAAGACGACTCTGACAGAGCGCGTTCTTTTCTATGCTGGGCGAATTCACAAAATCGAGGAAGTCCGCGGTGGTGGTGCCGGCGCAACGATGGACCACATGGACCTCGAACGCGAAAAAGGAATCACTATCACTTCTGCAGCCACTACAGTGCAGTGGCAAGACAAGAAGATAAACATCATTGACACTCCTGGACACGTGGATTTTACCGTAGAAGTAGAGCGTTCGCTACGTGTCTTAGATGGTGCCATTCTTGTGCTGTGTGGAGTCTCTGGTGTGCAATCGCAGTCCATCACGGTAGACCGACAGATGAAGCGCTACAAGGTACCCAGATTAGCCTTCATCAACAAGTTGGACCGGATGGGTGCAAATCCTTGGAGAGGAATCCAGGGAATACGCGATGTCCTCGGCTTGAACGCGGTTGCCATGCAACTCCCCATCGGTCTGGAAGAGAATCATGATGGGGTGGTGGACCTTGTCACCATGAAGGCCTGCTTCTTTGATGGAGACAATGGCGAGACTGTGCGTGAGGAAGAGATCCCTGCAGACATGGTTGATGACGCTCAAGAGAAGCGCCAGGAAATGCTGGAAGCTGTCTCGATGTTTGACGAGCAAATGATGGAAGACCTGCTGGAAGAAAAAGAAATTACGGAAGAGGCAATTCATGCAGCGATCAAGAAGGGTGTAAACAGCCTTGAATTTGTTCCAGTCTATCTTGGTTCAGCCTTCAAAAATCGAGGTGTGCAGAAACTATTGGACGCAGTAAACACCTACTTGCCATCCCCACTGGAAGCTTCCGCCAATGTGGCCACCGTCGTCAAAGGGGGTGATGAGGAGCAGGAAAAAGTGGAGTTGAAATGTGATCCAGATAGAGACCTTGTCGCCATGGCATTCAAACTGACAGAAGAGCAGTTTGGTCAATTGACTTACACCCGCATTTATCAGGGCCGTCTGCGTAAGGGTGATCAGGTTGTCAACTCACGTACAGGAAGAAAACTCCGAGTTGGCCGGATGGTGCGTATGCACTCCAACGATCGTGAGAATATTGACGTTGCCGAGGCTGGAGATATTGTTGCGATGGTAGGTGTGGATTGTGCCTCTGGAGACACCTTCTGTGGAGGAGATACACGAGTCGCTTGTGAGTCTATTTTTGTCCCTGATCCAGTAATTTCACTGGCTGTCAAAGGCAAAGATAACGATGCGCATATGCGCATGAGCAAGGCACTCTCCCGCTTCATGCGTGAAGATCCAACCTTCCGAGTTTCCTCAGATGAAGAATCTGGCGAAACTATCATTTCTGGAATGGGTGAGCTTCACCTCGATATCTACATTGAGCGGATGAAGCGTGAATACAACGCTGACGTTATCGTGGGAGCCCCTCAAGTTAACTACCGTGAAGCAATCACGGCTGCAGCGAACTTCGACTATCTACACAAAAAGCAGACTGGTGGTTCTGGTCAGTATGCTGGTGTTAGCGGAAAGATTGAGCCACTTCCAGATAACAGTGAAGATCCCTTCGAATTTATCAACAGCATCTTCGGCGGTGCTATTCCCGCAGAACACATCCCCGCATGTGAAAAGGGCTTTCAGGATGTGATGATCAAGGGGCCTCTCGCAGCATTCCCGATGGTGAACATTAAAGTCACCCTGACCGATGGTAAATATCATGATGTGGACTCCAGTGACCTGGCCTATCGCCTCGCCTCACGACAAGCGATGAAGCAAGCGGTTAACAAGGCTCAGCCTATTCTTCTCGAGCCAATCATGAAGGTCGAAGTAGAGACACCAAGTGACTACCAAGGCTCTGTGATTGGAGACTTGAGTTCTCGACGCGGCGTCATTTATGGTTCAGAGGTGCAAGGAGACGAAACGGTCATTCTTGCTGGAGTGCCATTGAGTGAGATGTTCGGCTATGCGACAGAACTTCGTTCGATGACTGCCGGCAAGGCACAATATTCAATGGAGTTTGAGAAGTACACAGCTTGTCCATCCTTCATTCAAGAGAAAGTAATGAAGGAACGTGCCGAGAAGCTTCGCGACGAAGACGATTGA